Proteins co-encoded in one Candidatus Nomurabacteria bacterium genomic window:
- a CDS encoding TatD family hydrolase — MKYIDTHAHLNLAAFTEDVDVVLSQCVADEVAIINVGTGEASSKRAVEIANGTFNQASERNSGKISDISERAQVAPGGDNCYAIIGLHPIYTVPGREDEDSPRSGIESFNPDFYHELAKAPKVVGVGECGFDYWHTAPDSYETQEQNFIAQIQFANEHNLPLMIHTRNPKPGEASPTGRSVYEDVYEVLKQYAKVPFNVHFYAGTYDEAKKFFDIGGTVSFTGVITFASVYEEVVKAVPLELMHGETDCPYVAPVPHRGKRAEPWMVIEVYKKIAAIKGMDEEVVRQQLVENAKRFYRI, encoded by the coding sequence ATGAAATACATCGACACTCACGCACACTTGAATCTCGCGGCTTTTACGGAGGATGTAGACGTAGTGCTTTCACAATGTGTGGCTGATGAGGTGGCGATTATAAATGTAGGGACTGGAGAAGCATCGAGTAAGCGAGCGGTGGAGATTGCAAATGGGACGTTCAACCAAGCGAGCGAGCGAAATAGCGGAAAGATTTCCGATATTTCCGAGCGAGCGCAGGTTGCCCCCGGAGGGGATAATTGCTACGCAATTATCGGCCTGCATCCCATCTACACTGTTCCGGGTAGAGAAGACGAGGATTCTCCTCGTTCGGGAATAGAGTCGTTCAATCCAGATTTTTACCATGAGCTCGCCAAAGCGCCGAAGGTAGTGGGGGTTGGGGAGTGTGGGTTTGATTATTGGCACACGGCGCCAGATAGTTATGAGACACAGGAGCAAAACTTTATCGCCCAGATACAATTTGCGAACGAGCATAACTTACCGCTTATGATTCATACGCGCAATCCAAAGCCGGGGGAAGCGAGTCCGACTGGGCGCAGTGTGTATGAGGATGTCTATGAAGTGCTCAAACAGTACGCTAAAGTGCCGTTCAATGTGCATTTTTACGCCGGCACCTACGATGAGGCTAAGAAGTTTTTTGATATTGGTGGCACGGTTTCTTTCACTGGGGTGATTACCTTTGCATCGGTGTATGAGGAGGTGGTGAAGGCGGTGCCGCTTGAGCTTATGCATGGCGAGACTGATTGTCCGTACGTGGCGCCGGTGCCTCATCGTGGCAAACGTGCCGAGCCATGGATGGTGATTGAGGTGTACAAAAAGATTGCGGCCATTAAGGGAATGGATGAGGAAGTGGTGCGGCAGCAGCTTGTTGAGAATGCTAAGCGATTCTATAGGATTTAA
- a CDS encoding serine hydroxymethyltransferase, which yields MQYTHIEAQDKEVFGALTGEEERERLGVELIPSENYVSQAVREAAGSVFTNKYAEGYPGKRYYGGQQFTDVVETLAIERAKQLFKARFANVQPLGGAAANMAMYFALMEPGDTVLGMDLSHGGHLTHGHPTTSINKVFNFVRYKMKDVETGEIDYDELRAVALEHKPKIILAGFSAYSRELDYAKFVAIAREVGAYTVADVAHIAGLIAGGALKNPFDYGFDVMTTTTHKTLRGPRGGMILVRESEELAKRINRTVFPGVQGGPHMHIIAAKAVAFGEALKPSFKIYAVQVLKNAKAMEAVFKDAGVRLLGGGTDNHLLLADVYGSLGITGAEAEAVLDEVGITLNKNMIADETRSALDPSGIRFGTPAMTSRGMKEGEATKLAELMMAALKAKDDVEEKARIKHEVETLCKAFPVPEVYV from the coding sequence ATGCAGTACACACATATTGAGGCACAAGATAAGGAAGTGTTTGGTGCGCTCACGGGTGAAGAAGAACGTGAGCGGCTGGGAGTGGAGCTTATTCCGAGCGAAAACTATGTTTCACAAGCAGTCCGCGAAGCAGCTGGTTCGGTCTTTACCAATAAGTACGCTGAAGGGTATCCGGGCAAGCGCTACTATGGTGGTCAGCAGTTTACTGACGTGGTGGAGACGCTCGCTATTGAGCGTGCCAAACAGCTTTTTAAGGCTCGCTTTGCGAATGTCCAGCCGCTCGGGGGTGCGGCTGCCAATATGGCGATGTACTTTGCGCTCATGGAGCCGGGTGACACGGTGTTGGGAATGGACCTTTCGCACGGTGGTCATCTCACACACGGTCATCCAACCACTAGTATTAATAAAGTCTTCAACTTCGTTCGCTACAAAATGAAGGACGTCGAGACGGGTGAGATCGACTATGATGAGCTTAGGGCAGTCGCGCTAGAACATAAGCCAAAGATTATTTTGGCTGGTTTCTCAGCCTACAGTCGTGAGCTCGATTATGCGAAGTTTGTCGCCATTGCCAGGGAGGTGGGAGCGTACACGGTGGCAGATGTGGCACACATTGCTGGACTGATTGCCGGTGGTGCACTGAAGAATCCATTCGATTATGGTTTTGATGTGATGACCACTACGACACACAAAACCCTTCGTGGCCCACGAGGCGGTATGATTTTAGTGCGTGAAAGTGAAGAGCTCGCCAAGCGAATCAATAGGACAGTCTTCCCAGGAGTGCAGGGTGGTCCGCACATGCATATTATTGCGGCAAAGGCGGTGGCATTTGGTGAGGCGCTCAAGCCGAGTTTTAAGATATATGCTGTACAAGTACTGAAGAACGCCAAAGCGATGGAAGCGGTATTTAAAGACGCGGGTGTGCGCTTGCTGGGCGGCGGCACTGACAATCACTTGCTCTTAGCTGATGTCTATGGTTCGCTTGGTATCACTGGTGCTGAGGCGGAAGCAGTGCTGGATGAGGTAGGTATTACGCTTAACAAAAACATGATTGCCGATGAAACACGCAGTGCGCTTGATCCGTCGGGAATTCGCTTTGGTACGCCGGCAATGACCTCGCGTGGCATGAAGGAAGGGGAGGCCACAAAGCTTGCTGAACTCATGATGGCAGCCCTCAAGGCAAAAGATGACGTGGAGGAAAAAGCACGCATCAAGCACGAAGTAGAGACGCTTTGCAAAGCGTTTCCGGTGCCTGAGGTGTATGTATAA
- a CDS encoding DUF2914 domain-containing protein — MADFVRKTEYFLKHHWLTIAFVMGFMTDLILLNQIDNLFDNLILLFYVCLATISMLLLYVGVSEKGPRFLVRFFNWSSPMIMQYAFGGLLSGMLIFYGRSGDWFSSAPFLLLIVFVIFGNEMIGKRSDKLIYHITLYFIGLFSYVVMVLPVLTGKMGDGMFVLSGLIALMLVIFVVQLLYRIVPHFMALNTKRVILSIGSVYVLFNIFYFTSIIPPIPLSLTTLDVVQSVDTMMAADGGKSYRVTYELQPWYRKIPFVDDVLHPAHSSIACFARVYAPTKLSTTIYHRWEYKDVNGDWAQYGDRIGYAIAGSNQAGYGGYTRIANFTSGIWRCSVETERGQVLGRREVKVVVGAPKELETRIE; from the coding sequence ATGGCAGACTTTGTGCGCAAAACGGAGTATTTTTTGAAACATCACTGGTTGACGATCGCGTTTGTGATGGGATTTATGACTGATCTGATTCTGTTGAATCAGATCGATAATTTGTTCGATAATCTCATCCTGCTTTTTTATGTTTGCTTGGCCACTATTTCGATGTTGCTGCTGTATGTGGGCGTATCAGAAAAGGGGCCGCGTTTCCTGGTGCGCTTTTTTAATTGGTCAAGTCCGATGATAATGCAGTACGCGTTTGGCGGACTGCTGTCAGGAATGTTGATTTTTTACGGCCGTAGCGGTGATTGGTTTTCGAGCGCTCCATTTTTACTCCTGATTGTCTTCGTTATTTTCGGCAATGAAATGATTGGAAAGCGATCAGATAAATTGATCTATCACATTACATTGTATTTTATAGGTTTGTTTTCTTATGTGGTTATGGTCTTGCCGGTCTTAACCGGCAAGATGGGAGATGGCATGTTTGTGCTCAGTGGTCTTATTGCACTTATGTTGGTGATTTTTGTGGTGCAGCTTCTGTATCGTATTGTGCCGCACTTCATGGCGCTGAATACCAAACGGGTGATTCTTTCGATTGGGAGTGTGTATGTCTTATTCAACATTTTCTACTTCACGAGCATTATTCCGCCCATTCCGCTTTCCCTCACCACGCTTGATGTAGTGCAGTCGGTAGATACGATGATGGCAGCAGACGGAGGTAAGTCATATCGCGTCACCTATGAGCTGCAGCCGTGGTACCGTAAGATACCGTTTGTTGATGATGTACTGCATCCGGCACACAGTTCAATCGCGTGCTTCGCTCGCGTGTATGCACCAACGAAACTCTCGACCACAATTTACCATCGCTGGGAATACAAGGATGTAAATGGTGATTGGGCACAGTATGGTGATCGTATCGGGTATGCCATTGCGGGGAGTAATCAGGCTGGATATGGAGGATACACACGTATTGCTAATTTCACTTCGGGCATTTGGCGCTGTAGTGTTGAGACTGAGCGCGGGCAAGTACTCGGGCGGCGTGAGGTGAAGGTTGTCGTTGGTGCACCTAAAGAGCTTGAAACGCGGATCGAGTAA
- a CDS encoding glycine--tRNA ligase, protein MKENIDQKMEKITSLCKRRGFVFQGSEIYGGLAGVFDYGPMGVELLNNLKQAWWKANVYDKENYYGLDSGMFKHPMVWEASGHTSGFSDPLAECKECNTRIRVDKELERVGVTADEKMSEAEINELFDANRDKIPCPKCGQKNFTAAKAFNLLVKSNLGDFTSEGAEPVYLPGEACQGIYLNYKNIVNSMSPKLPFGIAQIGKAFRNEISPRNFLFRTREMEQADTQFFVKPHENKAAYEKIKQDRLDWYVSIGIKPENLRFKQHENLVFYAADAWDIEYNFPGGFDELEGIHDRTDYDLTQHQKFSGTDLRFTDPETGEKYIPWILETSVGMGRMFLAVLCDAYDEDELNGETRTVLRLSSELAPYRVAVSPLLKNKPQLVEKAREVFVALKKEFGNVAWDDNGNIGKRYRRQDEIGTPACVVIDFDTLGEENPALKDTVTVRNRDTGEQERVAIAELAAYLK, encoded by the coding sequence ATGAAAGAAAACATTGATCAAAAAATGGAAAAAATAACTAGTCTGTGTAAGCGACGCGGTTTTGTGTTTCAGGGGAGTGAGATTTATGGCGGGTTAGCTGGGGTGTTTGATTATGGTCCGATGGGCGTGGAGTTGCTCAATAATCTAAAGCAAGCGTGGTGGAAGGCTAATGTATATGACAAGGAGAACTACTATGGACTAGACTCGGGAATGTTTAAACATCCTATGGTTTGGGAAGCGAGTGGCCACACGTCTGGCTTTTCAGATCCATTGGCAGAATGTAAGGAATGTAATACGCGCATTAGAGTCGACAAGGAGCTAGAGCGAGTTGGAGTAACGGCTGACGAGAAAATGTCGGAGGCAGAAATCAATGAACTTTTTGATGCAAATCGAGATAAGATTCCATGTCCTAAGTGCGGCCAGAAAAACTTCACTGCCGCTAAAGCATTCAATTTGCTTGTGAAATCAAACCTAGGTGACTTTACTTCAGAAGGAGCTGAGCCGGTTTATCTTCCGGGCGAGGCTTGTCAAGGTATCTATCTAAACTATAAGAACATTGTTAATTCGATGTCGCCAAAACTTCCGTTCGGTATTGCTCAGATTGGTAAGGCGTTTCGTAATGAAATTTCTCCGAGAAACTTCTTGTTCCGTACTCGTGAAATGGAGCAGGCGGACACGCAGTTTTTTGTAAAGCCGCATGAAAACAAAGCCGCATACGAAAAGATTAAACAAGACCGACTTGATTGGTACGTATCTATTGGTATCAAGCCAGAAAATCTTCGCTTTAAGCAGCATGAGAATTTGGTGTTCTATGCAGCTGATGCTTGGGATATCGAATACAATTTCCCTGGAGGTTTTGATGAGTTGGAAGGAATTCATGACCGTACGGATTATGACTTAACTCAGCATCAAAAATTCTCGGGAACAGACTTACGATTCACAGATCCTGAAACAGGAGAGAAGTACATTCCGTGGATTCTTGAAACATCAGTGGGTATGGGTCGAATGTTCTTGGCTGTATTGTGTGACGCTTATGACGAGGATGAATTAAATGGGGAAACTCGTACAGTCCTTCGCTTGTCATCTGAACTAGCACCATATCGCGTGGCGGTGTCACCGCTCCTGAAGAACAAGCCGCAGCTTGTAGAGAAGGCGCGTGAAGTCTTTGTGGCGTTGAAGAAAGAGTTTGGCAACGTGGCATGGGATGACAACGGCAACATCGGCAAGCGCTACCGTCGTCAAGACGAAATTGGTACACCGGCGTGTGTGGTAATTGACTTTGATACGCTCGGCGAAGAAAATCCAGCGCTGAAAGATACCGTGACTGTACGCAATCGTGATACCGGTGAGCAGGAGCGTGTGGCAATTGCTGAGCTAGCTGCGTACTTGAAATAA
- a CDS encoding dUTP diphosphatase produces MEILIKRLHEEAKLPAYESEAGPGIDLYALHEVTITPGQRVTIPTGVAMAMPVGYVGLIWGENAMVTKDTIKVTHSFVDSGYRDEIEVELLNTSSEPRTFVAGERIAQLLVQHIHHAHLIQAEDLGGVETV; encoded by the coding sequence ATGGAAATTCTTATCAAACGACTACACGAAGAAGCGAAGTTGCCAGCCTATGAAAGTGAAGCTGGCCCAGGCATTGACCTCTACGCACTACATGAGGTGACCATTACTCCAGGGCAACGAGTAACGATACCGACAGGAGTGGCGATGGCGATGCCGGTTGGGTATGTTGGGCTTATTTGGGGAGAGAATGCAATGGTGACAAAAGATACCATCAAAGTAACGCACAGTTTTGTTGATTCGGGCTATCGCGATGAAATTGAAGTGGAATTACTTAATACGAGTAGTGAGCCGCGCACCTTTGTTGCTGGTGAGAGAATTGCACAGCTTTTGGTACAACATATACACCACGCTCATTTAATTCAGGCCGAGGATTTAGGTGGGGTTGAAACGGTCTAG
- a CDS encoding class I tRNA ligase family protein — MSNKNNDTVEVVEVEKSEVALREESMLEFWQEHDIFNKSLTAPAGGAPKGDYVFYDGPPFATGMPHYGHILAGTIKDAVPRFWTMQGYRVRRQWGWDCHGLPVENLIEKKLGLATKRDIETYGVKNFNEEARESVMEYADDWRKIVPRMGRFVDMENDYKTMDSTYTESVWWVFKSLHDKGLVFEGFKSMHLCPRCGTTLSNFEVNLGYKDIKDISVFVEFPLVDEENTSLIAWTTTPWTLPGNMALAVNQEIEYVKVKNVHLNRTSETWVKSESDDVDESSVVSPGAYILSKEIFWKNLNSGRSVMSALDQLFDREELEKNITNSAGDWGVFADFYPNQIEVLKGSELLGKKYEPPFPWLREQVAEAGEHAWTVLHADFVEVGEEGTGIVHIAPAYGEDDMKLGQAHGIPVKHHVTESGHFEDFVTDFAGQLVKPKDEGDITHMDADIEVIRALAARGRLFAKEKISHSYPHCWRCDTPLLNYATTSWFVDVPQIKDQLLAANNTVGWVPGHVGENRFGKWLEGARDWAVSRQRYWGAPLPIWRNTANGQVKIFGSLAELQKHVPDYGNQFFITRHAESALNTKGVLNRESGVENGITETGKEQVKALAAELRETGIDYIYYSPLQRTKETAEAVAAELGLSSDMLIADDRLLEMSFGEFEGKQVDEYHAFYETGMDRLTKRPEGGENWNDVRTRTGAFLYEVNAKLEGKKVLVVSHNGTMQMLQAVAKGDSAEVAAKHIEDNSYDLANAELRALPFTPMPHNDFYELDFHRPYIDDIELFDNGVKIERIPDVFDCWFESGSMPYAQFHYPFACQDTFETENFPAQFIAEGLDQTRGWFYSLIVLGTALFGKSPYENVIVNGLVLAEDGKKMSKSLQNYPDPMELADRVGIDAMRFYLLSSPVVRGEDLSFSEKEVLELQRKNIGRLHNVLTMYQMFAAAPAANDSTHVLDRWVLARLNQLIAESTEGYKKYELDKAVRPLTDFIDDLSVWYLRRSRERLKGDDAADRDRALATLRYTLRTLALVMAPVMPFYAEYLWQAVKEDDDAESVHLGAWPEGGEVDEEIILKMRETRELITMALEDRSKTNIKVRQPLNELRVRDLNGGLYEPFQSLVRDEVNVKMVSHDSNIENAVMIDANLTPALIAEGAVRELMRAIQGRRKTEGLAPSDAVTLTIATNEAGQQAIELHRELLTKTVGASKLVFAETEGESVQADDYEFVFAILKV; from the coding sequence ATGTCTAACAAAAACAACGATACTGTTGAGGTAGTTGAAGTGGAGAAGTCTGAAGTGGCACTCCGCGAAGAATCGATGCTCGAATTTTGGCAGGAGCACGATATTTTTAATAAAAGTTTGACGGCGCCAGCCGGCGGGGCGCCGAAAGGTGACTACGTATTTTATGACGGTCCGCCGTTTGCGACGGGTATGCCGCACTACGGCCACATCTTGGCTGGCACCATTAAGGATGCGGTGCCACGCTTTTGGACCATGCAGGGCTACCGTGTGCGGCGACAGTGGGGCTGGGATTGTCACGGCTTGCCGGTTGAAAACCTCATCGAAAAGAAGCTTGGTCTGGCGACCAAGCGTGACATCGAAACCTACGGGGTGAAGAATTTTAATGAAGAAGCGCGCGAGTCGGTGATGGAGTACGCCGATGATTGGCGGAAGATTGTGCCGCGCATGGGTCGCTTTGTGGACATGGAAAACGACTACAAGACTATGGATAGCACCTACACCGAAAGTGTGTGGTGGGTATTTAAATCACTCCATGATAAGGGCTTGGTGTTTGAAGGGTTTAAGAGTATGCATCTCTGTCCACGCTGTGGCACGACGCTCTCAAACTTCGAGGTAAACCTTGGATACAAAGACATCAAGGATATTTCAGTCTTTGTGGAATTTCCTCTGGTAGATGAAGAAAATACATCACTTATCGCGTGGACAACGACCCCGTGGACACTGCCAGGGAATATGGCGCTCGCGGTCAATCAGGAGATTGAGTATGTGAAAGTGAAAAATGTACACTTAAACAGAACTTCTGAAACTTGGGTTAAGTCAGAATCTGATGATGTTGATGAGTCTTCTGTTGTTTCTCCAGGTGCTTACATTTTAAGTAAAGAAATTTTCTGGAAGAATCTAAACAGCGGAAGAAGTGTGATGTCAGCCTTAGATCAGCTTTTTGACAGGGAAGAGTTAGAAAAAAATATTACAAACTCTGCTGGTGATTGGGGGGTATTTGCTGATTTTTATCCAAATCAAATTGAAGTACTTAAGGGCTCTGAATTGCTCGGAAAAAAGTATGAACCGCCATTCCCATGGCTGCGCGAGCAAGTAGCAGAAGCCGGCGAACACGCCTGGACGGTGCTCCATGCTGACTTTGTGGAAGTCGGTGAGGAAGGAACTGGCATCGTACATATCGCGCCAGCCTATGGTGAAGATGACATGAAGCTGGGGCAGGCGCATGGTATTCCAGTAAAGCATCATGTGACTGAGTCGGGGCATTTCGAAGACTTCGTGACGGATTTTGCTGGGCAGCTCGTGAAGCCAAAAGATGAAGGTGACATTACGCATATGGATGCTGACATCGAGGTAATTCGCGCGCTGGCTGCTCGTGGTCGGTTGTTTGCGAAGGAGAAGATTTCGCACAGCTATCCGCACTGTTGGCGCTGTGACACACCGCTGCTTAATTACGCGACGACGTCGTGGTTTGTGGACGTGCCACAAATCAAAGACCAACTTTTGGCGGCCAATAATACTGTTGGTTGGGTGCCAGGACACGTGGGAGAAAATCGCTTTGGTAAGTGGCTCGAAGGTGCTCGTGATTGGGCGGTTAGCCGGCAGCGCTATTGGGGTGCACCGCTGCCAATTTGGCGTAATACCGCCAATGGACAAGTTAAGATTTTCGGCAGTTTGGCTGAATTACAAAAACATGTTCCAGATTACGGAAATCAATTCTTTATTACTCGTCATGCGGAGTCTGCCCTTAATACCAAAGGGGTCCTTAATCGTGAGAGCGGGGTAGAAAATGGCATCACGGAAACTGGCAAGGAGCAGGTGAAGGCTTTGGCGGCTGAGCTCCGCGAAACCGGCATTGATTATATCTATTACTCACCACTCCAGCGCACCAAAGAAACGGCCGAGGCAGTCGCGGCCGAACTTGGGCTTTCTTCGGATATGCTCATTGCTGATGATCGACTTCTTGAAATGTCGTTTGGTGAATTTGAAGGGAAGCAGGTAGATGAGTACCACGCATTTTATGAGACTGGTATGGACCGGCTTACGAAGCGTCCGGAGGGTGGTGAGAATTGGAATGATGTACGAACGCGTACTGGTGCATTCCTCTACGAAGTAAATGCAAAGCTGGAAGGGAAGAAGGTGCTCGTTGTCTCACACAACGGCACGATGCAGATGCTCCAGGCAGTCGCTAAGGGCGACAGTGCGGAGGTGGCAGCCAAGCATATCGAAGATAATTCATATGACCTCGCGAATGCGGAGCTTCGCGCACTGCCGTTTACACCAATGCCGCACAACGACTTCTATGAGCTCGACTTCCATCGGCCATACATCGACGATATTGAGCTCTTTGATAATGGCGTGAAGATAGAGCGTATTCCAGATGTGTTTGATTGTTGGTTTGAAAGTGGTTCGATGCCATACGCACAGTTTCACTACCCGTTTGCGTGCCAGGACACCTTTGAGACTGAAAATTTCCCAGCGCAGTTTATTGCTGAAGGACTCGACCAAACCCGTGGCTGGTTCTATTCGCTCATTGTGCTTGGCACAGCACTCTTTGGTAAATCGCCGTATGAGAATGTGATTGTGAACGGGCTGGTGCTCGCCGAAGATGGCAAGAAGATGTCGAAGTCGCTGCAGAATTATCCTGACCCAATGGAGCTGGCTGATCGAGTAGGGATTGATGCGATGCGCTTCTACTTGCTCTCATCACCAGTAGTGCGCGGAGAAGACTTGAGCTTCTCAGAAAAAGAAGTGCTCGAATTGCAGCGCAAGAATATCGGTCGGCTGCATAACGTGCTCACGATGTACCAAATGTTTGCTGCAGCGCCGGCGGCCAATGATTCGACCCACGTGCTCGACCGCTGGGTGCTTGCGCGACTCAATCAGCTCATTGCTGAATCGACCGAAGGATATAAAAAGTATGAGCTTGATAAGGCAGTGCGCCCACTGACAGACTTTATTGATGATCTGTCGGTGTGGTATTTGCGTCGCTCACGAGAGCGTCTTAAAGGCGACGATGCAGCTGATAGAGACCGAGCGCTCGCTACCCTCCGCTACACGCTCCGGACGCTCGCGCTCGTAATGGCGCCAGTCATGCCGTTTTACGCTGAGTATCTCTGGCAGGCGGTGAAAGAAGACGATGATGCTGAAAGCGTGCACCTCGGCGCGTGGCCAGAGGGAGGGGAGGTTGATGAGGAAATTATTCTAAAAATGAGAGAGACTAGAGAGTTAATTACGATGGCACTAGAAGATCGGTCAAAGACTAATATTAAAGTGCGGCAACCATTGAATGAGTTGCGTGTTAGAGATTTGAATGGTGGTTTATATGAGCCATTTCAATCTCTTGTGAGAGATGAGGTTAACGTAAAGATGGTTAGTCATGATTCAAACATTGAAAATGCAGTAATGATTGATGCAAATCTTACTCCAGCACTCATTGCTGAAGGGGCGGTGCGTGAACTGATGCGGGCTATTCAGGGGCGGCGCAAGACCGAAGGTCTTGCGCCGAGCGATGCAGTCACGCTCACGATTGCCACGAATGAAGCTGGTCAACAGGCAATCGAACTGCATCGTGAACTGCTCACTAAGACTGTGGGCGCAAGCAAGCTCGTCTTCGCTGAGACAGAAGGAGAAAGTGTGCAGGCGGACGACTACGAGTTTGTCTTTGCGATTTTGAAGGTGTAA
- a CDS encoding recombination protein O N-terminal domain-containing protein has product MQYFMAYETYTTEALVCGTRDRNTADRSFLLFTREAGMLFADARSVREERSRQRYALQDFTYLRVSLVKGKAGWRIGSIEPLRNFYHEADSKEARGSVVSLVRLLRRFVHGEEAQPQFFDEVITSLESLLGKLSKRTFVEQVVQVRLLGQLGYVDMTYIPESLRAASVIEIPDLYAKSFETGIAKLYAHAVKASHL; this is encoded by the coding sequence ATGCAATACTTTATGGCCTACGAAACCTACACAACCGAAGCATTAGTCTGTGGCACGAGAGACCGGAATACTGCCGACCGGTCTTTTTTGCTGTTTACCCGTGAGGCCGGTATGCTTTTTGCTGATGCGCGCAGTGTGCGCGAGGAGCGCTCGCGCCAACGCTATGCACTGCAGGATTTTACCTACCTTCGTGTGTCATTGGTAAAGGGGAAGGCAGGTTGGCGGATTGGGAGTATTGAGCCGCTTAGAAATTTCTATCATGAAGCGGATAGTAAAGAAGCGCGCGGGAGCGTAGTGAGTTTGGTGCGGCTGTTGCGACGGTTTGTGCATGGCGAGGAGGCGCAGCCGCAGTTTTTTGATGAAGTAATAACCTCACTTGAATCACTGCTCGGCAAGCTGTCTAAGCGGACGTTTGTAGAGCAGGTGGTGCAGGTGCGGCTTTTGGGACAGTTGGGGTACGTAGACATGACGTACATACCAGAATCGCTCCGAGCTGCATCGGTGATTGAGATTCCAGACTTATACGCAAAATCATTTGAAACTGGTATTGCCAAACTCTATGCCCATGCGGTGAAGGCGAGTCATCTCTAG
- a CDS encoding methionine--tRNA ligase, giving the protein MSEKTPKYITTTLPYVNSSPHIGFAAELVRADAYARYFKLLGHPVFLNTGTDEHGQKIYDKALELGKDTQMFVDELADEFKKLLPELGILPEANFVRTTDAHHKLAAQEMWRRCKAKGDIYKAEHEVKYCKGCELEKTDSELEDDKCPLHPNYEIEIRSEENYFFRFSNYQQALLDLYASQENFVVPDFRLAEIKKFVAGGLQDFSVSRLKTKMAWGVPVPDDEEHVMYVWFDALTNYISVTGWPEQADFGGWWPGVQFAGKDNLRQQSAIWQAMLLSAELPPSTQIFIGGFINSGGQKMSKSLGNVISPFELTAKYGAEATRYLLLRHVHPFEDTDVTWDRLDEWYTANLVNGLGNLTARIMKMAETHLEDPVDTKDVTTMDHAALERFEFQTVLDGVWNAIGQMDEYITENEPFKVVKTDKEAAVEMIQKLVKDLHEVAEALAAFMPETAAIILTAIKENKKPDNLFARLEQ; this is encoded by the coding sequence ATGTCTGAAAAAACACCGAAATACATCACTACAACGCTTCCGTACGTAAACTCGAGTCCGCATATTGGGTTTGCGGCTGAGTTGGTGCGCGCTGATGCCTACGCACGCTATTTCAAGCTGCTCGGGCATCCGGTGTTTTTGAATACCGGTACTGATGAGCATGGTCAGAAAATCTACGATAAGGCGCTCGAGCTCGGTAAGGATACACAGATGTTTGTGGATGAGCTGGCTGATGAATTTAAGAAACTGTTGCCTGAGCTCGGCATTTTGCCGGAGGCAAATTTCGTTCGTACAACAGACGCACATCATAAGTTGGCTGCGCAGGAAATGTGGCGACGCTGCAAGGCGAAGGGGGATATTTATAAGGCGGAGCATGAGGTGAAGTACTGCAAAGGGTGTGAGCTTGAAAAGACCGACTCAGAGCTTGAAGATGACAAGTGCCCGCTCCATCCAAATTACGAAATTGAAATCCGCTCTGAGGAAAACTACTTCTTCCGCTTTTCAAACTATCAGCAGGCGTTGCTTGATTTGTATGCTTCACAAGAAAATTTCGTCGTGCCAGATTTTCGGTTGGCCGAAATTAAGAAGTTTGTTGCAGGTGGTCTCCAAGACTTTAGTGTGTCTCGTCTGAAGACTAAAATGGCGTGGGGCGTGCCAGTGCCAGACGATGAGGAGCATGTGATGTACGTGTGGTTCGATGCTCTGACCAACTACATCTCAGTCACAGGTTGGCCAGAGCAGGCCGACTTCGGCGGCTGGTGGCCAGGCGTGCAGTTTGCTGGTAAGGACAACTTGCGTCAGCAGAGTGCGATTTGGCAGGCGATGCTCCTTTCGGCTGAGCTTCCGCCTTCAACCCAGATTTTTATTGGTGGTTTTATCAATAGTGGTGGCCAAAAAATGAGTAAGTCACTCGGGAACGTGATTAGTCCATTTGAACTTACTGCCAAATATGGGGCAGAGGCGACACGCTACCTGCTGCTTCGTCACGTGCATCCATTTGAAGATACCGATGTAACTTGGGACAGACTCGATGAGTGGTATACCGCCAATCTTGTGAATGGCCTGGGCAATCTCACCGCGCGTATTATGAAGATGGCCGAGACGCACCTTGAAGACCCGGTTGACACAAAAGATGTAACAACCATGGATCATGCGGCACTTGAGCGGTTTGAATTCCAGACGGTGCTTGATGGAGTATGGAATGCAATTGGGCAGATGGATGAATACATCACGGAAAATGAACCATTTAAGGTGGTGAAGACCGACAAGGAAGCCGCGGTGGAAATGATTCAGAAGCTGGTAAAAGATCTGCATGAAGTAGCAGAAGCTTTGGCGGCGTTTATGCCAGAAACCGCAGCGATTATTTTGACTGCGATTAAAGAGAACAAAAAGCCGGATAATTTATTTGCGCGACTTGAGCAATAG